The window GATATTCCTGTTCAGGAAGAGCGTGACCTTGGCAAAGTAACTGGTATTAATATTAAAGAAAAATATTGTATTGGATGTGGACTGTGTGAAAAATTAATGCCTCATTATTTTAAGGTGGTGGATAAGAAAGCAAAATGGAAAGAGTCTAAACTTAATGAGACACAGATAAATGAATTGAAAGCGATAATAGATAAATGTCCTGTTAAGGCCATAGACTTAAAATGATATTCTTACTGTATACCCAAAAAACTTGTGTCATGAATAAAAAGTATTGTTAAGAATCATGGTGAAAATAGGGTAGAAACCTTATGGGAGCCATGATTTTTGTTTAGCATGAGTAGTTTTAAGGAGAGATGGGATAAGGGTATGAGGGGGAGTTTTGACATGTTTTTTTTGGTTACATCAGAGCATATATGTTATATTTATATTAAGATATTTAGATAAATAAAAATTAATGCTTAATGATAATAGAATATTGTTTTACTATTGCAGAATATAGAGAAATGATAAAATAGAAGTGCATAAATACATGTAAAAGGAGCCGTGAGAGTATGAAAATTCTTCAGTTGAAAATAACATTAAAAGACGTAAAGCCTCCTGTCTGGAGAAGGGTATTGGTTAGAGACGATATTACGTTTTATAAACTCCACAGGATAATCCAGCATGCGATGGGATGGTTTGAATCCCACCTTTATGAGTTTAGGCTGGGAGAAATGATTATTGGGGAAAAAGATGATGACTGGGACTTTTACGACAGATATGAAGTTAAAAGTGCAAAAAGAATAAAGTTAAGCAGCATGAACTTTGCACCAAAGGATAAATTCAGATATGTTTACGATTTTGGTGATAATTGGAGACATGACATTGTTGTTGAGAAGGTGCTTGACCCGGAAGAAGGCGTTAAATATCCAGTATGTATCGGTGGTAAAAGAAACTGTCCTCCTGAAGATGTAGGGGGACCGTGGGGATATGAAGATTTCCTTGAAGCAATCCAAGACCCGCAGCATCCAGAGCATGAATCCATGCTTGAATGGGTGGGGGGTTCTTTCGACCCTGAAGAATTCAGCATAGATGAAGTCAATGATATGTTGAAGATGATAAAGTAAAAGCATATATATTTTATCGGACTTTGTATGGAGGAGATAAGGTGATAAAAGAGGGGGAAAAATAATATGTCAGACAACATTAATAAAGTAGTTGTTATTTATAAATCAAAATATGGCAGCGCACAACGCTATGCACAGTGGATTGCAGATGAAGTCAA of the Xylanivirga thermophila genome contains:
- a CDS encoding plasmid pRiA4b ORF-3 family protein — translated: MKILQLKITLKDVKPPVWRRVLVRDDITFYKLHRIIQHAMGWFESHLYEFRLGEMIIGEKDDDWDFYDRYEVKSAKRIKLSSMNFAPKDKFRYVYDFGDNWRHDIVVEKVLDPEEGVKYPVCIGGKRNCPPEDVGGPWGYEDFLEAIQDPQHPEHESMLEWVGGSFDPEEFSIDEVNDMLKMIK